In Eulemur rufifrons isolate Redbay chromosome 29, OSU_ERuf_1, whole genome shotgun sequence, one DNA window encodes the following:
- the HUS1 gene encoding checkpoint protein HUS1 isoform X1, with product MKFRAKIVDAACLNHFTRVSNMIAKLAKTCTLRISPDKLNFILSDKLANGGVSMWCELEQENFFREFQMEGVSAENNEIYLELTSENLSRALKTAQNARALKIKLTNKHFPCLTVSVDLLSVSNSSRIVTHDIPIKVIPRKLWKDLQEPVVPHPDVSIYLPVLKTMKSVVEKMKNISNHLVIEANLNGELNLKIETELVCITTHFKDLGNPPLASENASQDRNPEQMAEVQLEIKKLLQFLVGQQVNPTKALCNIVSNKMVHFDLLHEDVSLQYFIPALS from the exons ATGAAGTTTAGGGCGAAGATCGTGGACGCGGCCTGCCTGAACCATTTTACAC GAGTCAGTAACATGATAGCAAAGCTTGCCAAAACCTGCACCCTCCGCATCAGCCCTGATAAGCTGAATTTCATCCTTTCAGACAAGCTGGCCAATGGAGGGGTGAGCATGTGGTGTGAGCTGGAACAG GAGAACTTCTTCAGAGAATTTCAAATGGAGGGTGTCTCCGCAGAAAACAATGAGATTTATTTAGAGCTAACATCGGAAAACTTATCTAGAGCTTTGAAAACTGCCCAGAATGCCAGAGCCTTGAAAATTAAGCTGACTAATAAACACTTTCCCTGTCTCACAGTGTCTGTAGATCTG TTATCTGTGTCAAACAGTAGCCGCATTGTGACACATGACATCCCCATAAAAGTTATTCCTAGAAAATTGTGGAAGGACTTACAAGAACCTGTGGTCCCTCATCCTGAT GTTAGTATTTATTTGCCAGTCTTGAAGACTATGAAGAGTGttgtggaaaaaatgaaaaatatcagcaATCACCTT GTTATTGAAGCGAACCTCAATGGAGAATTGAACTTGAAAATAGAAACTGAATTAGTGTGTATTACAACTCATTTTAAAGATCTTGGAAATCCTCCATTAG CCTCTGAAAACGCCTCTCAAGACAGAAACCCAGAGCAAATGGCTGAAGTGCAGTTAGAAATCAAGAAGCTCCTACAATTTCTTGTTGGACAACAAGTAAACCCTACGAAGGCCTTATGCA ATATTGTGAGCAACAAGATGGTGCATTTTGATCTGCTTCACGAAGATGTCTCCCTTCAGTACTTCATCCCGGCACTATCCTAG
- the HUS1 gene encoding checkpoint protein HUS1 isoform X2, which produces MKFRAKIVDAACLNHFTHKLANGGVSMWCELEQENFFREFQMEGVSAENNEIYLELTSENLSRALKTAQNARALKIKLTNKHFPCLTVSVDLLSVSNSSRIVTHDIPIKVIPRKLWKDLQEPVVPHPDVSIYLPVLKTMKSVVEKMKNISNHLVIEANLNGELNLKIETELVCITTHFKDLGNPPLASENASQDRNPEQMAEVQLEIKKLLQFLVGQQVNPTKALCNIVSNKMVHFDLLHEDVSLQYFIPALS; this is translated from the exons ATGAAGTTTAGGGCGAAGATCGTGGACGCGGCCTGCCTGAACCATTTTACAC ACAAGCTGGCCAATGGAGGGGTGAGCATGTGGTGTGAGCTGGAACAG GAGAACTTCTTCAGAGAATTTCAAATGGAGGGTGTCTCCGCAGAAAACAATGAGATTTATTTAGAGCTAACATCGGAAAACTTATCTAGAGCTTTGAAAACTGCCCAGAATGCCAGAGCCTTGAAAATTAAGCTGACTAATAAACACTTTCCCTGTCTCACAGTGTCTGTAGATCTG TTATCTGTGTCAAACAGTAGCCGCATTGTGACACATGACATCCCCATAAAAGTTATTCCTAGAAAATTGTGGAAGGACTTACAAGAACCTGTGGTCCCTCATCCTGAT GTTAGTATTTATTTGCCAGTCTTGAAGACTATGAAGAGTGttgtggaaaaaatgaaaaatatcagcaATCACCTT GTTATTGAAGCGAACCTCAATGGAGAATTGAACTTGAAAATAGAAACTGAATTAGTGTGTATTACAACTCATTTTAAAGATCTTGGAAATCCTCCATTAG CCTCTGAAAACGCCTCTCAAGACAGAAACCCAGAGCAAATGGCTGAAGTGCAGTTAGAAATCAAGAAGCTCCTACAATTTCTTGTTGGACAACAAGTAAACCCTACGAAGGCCTTATGCA ATATTGTGAGCAACAAGATGGTGCATTTTGATCTGCTTCACGAAGATGTCTCCCTTCAGTACTTCATCCCGGCACTATCCTAG